In a genomic window of Telopea speciosissima isolate NSW1024214 ecotype Mountain lineage chromosome 5, Tspe_v1, whole genome shotgun sequence:
- the LOC122661233 gene encoding protein SHI RELATED SEQUENCE 1-like, with product MAGFSLGWGRGSNNQQQQPPPANEIPPESLFLYRNDEISFNNNNNNNNNNKGFELWQLHHHHHHHHHHQRLQDNIYSASALGVGPSRGNISISDSDELSWRPNTAAGEGEGIGSVSRTMMRQGIGVGGGMSCQDCGNQAKKDCVHMRCRTCCKSRGFQCPTHVKSTWVPASRRRERQQQLAPIQQQQQQQQHQHQHQHHHHHRGENPKRQREQHHSAAPSLACTRLPTNTSGMEVGNFPAEVNSPAVFRCVRVSSVDDADDQYAYQTAVNIAGHVFKGVLYDQGPDVHHHYGPGESSSAGGGVGVIGGGGGGATPRNLITAAATTTAAATTAAAMLDPSSLYPTPLNAFLAGTQFFPPPRS from the exons ATGGCTGGGTTTTCACTAGGTTGGGGAAGAGGAAGCaacaaccaacaacaacaaccaccacCAGCCAACGAAATTCCTCCGGAAAGCCTATTCCTATACAGAAACGACGAGATCtctttcaacaacaacaacaacaacaacaacaacaacaagggtttcgagctatggcaacttcatcatcatcaccatcaccatcatcatcatcaacggTTACAAGACAACATCTACTCGGCGTCCGCCTTGGGTGTGGGTCCTAGTCGGGGTAATATTTCCATCTCAGATTCCGATGAGTTGAGTTGGAGACCAAACACAGCCgcaggagaaggagaaggaattgGGAGTGTGAGTAGAACGATGATGAGGCAAGGAATTGGAGTGGGAGGAGGGATGAGCTGCCAAGACTGTGGAAACCAAGCGAAGAAGGATTGCGTTCATATGAGGTGTAGAACTTGTTGCAAGAGCCGAGGGTTTCAGTGCCCGACTCACGTCAAGAGCACTTGGGTCCCTGCTTCTAGAAGGCGTGAACGGCAACAACAGCTCGCCCCTAttcaacaacagcaacagcaacaacaacaccaacaccaacaccaacaccaccaccaccaccgagGAGAGAATCCCAAAAGGCAGAGAGAACAGCATCACAGTGCTGCTCCTTCCCTCGCCTGCACTCGTTTACCCACCAACACGTCAG GTATGGAAGTAGGGAACTTTCCTGCAGAGGTGAACTCTCCGGCGGTGTTTCGTTGCGTGAGAGTAAGTTCCGTCGATGATGCCGACGATCAATATGCTTATCAGACGGCTGTGAATATCGCAGGACATGTCTTCAAAGGTGTACTTTACGATCAAGGTCCCGATGTTCACCACCATTATGGTCCCGGAGAAAGTTCCTCCGCTGGTGGTGGTGTTGGAGTaattggaggaggaggaggaggagcaactCCTCGTAATCTCATTACAGCCGCTGCTAccactactgctgctgctacaaCAGCTGCAGCAATGCTTGATCCTTCATCTCTCTACCCAACACCCCTCAACGCCTTCTTGGCCGGTACGCAATTCTTCCCACCCCCAAGATCTTGA